A window of the Streptomyces sp. JB150 genome harbors these coding sequences:
- the mycP gene encoding type VII secretion-associated serine protease mycosin, with the protein MTRRTTHRRAAGRAAGRTPRRGTGRGTRRAALLSALLAASVALVPPTAAHADSIRAQQWALDALHTRQAWQTTKGAGITVAVLDTGVDATHPDLAGNVLEGRDMVGFGARRGDRAWARHGTAMAGIIAGHGHGYGGTEGVMGIAPEAKILPVRVILEDGDPARGKARKTRGNALADGIRWAADQGADVINLSLGDDSASAHPEPAEDEAVQYALRKGSVVVASAGNGGEKGDHISYPAAYPGVIAATAVDKFGTRASFSTRRWYATVSAPGVDVVIADPDRKYYEGWGTSAAAAFVSGAVALVKAAHPDLTPAQIKRLLEDTARNAPADGRDDSRGFGFIDPAAAIEAAARLEPAGLHSTAYKKPYFGPGPDTTAEDSGTTAWAGPLAGSAGGVLLVAAVILWRGRRPHPTDY; encoded by the coding sequence ATGACCCGCCGCACCACGCACCGCCGAGCAGCAGGCCGGGCAGCCGGCCGGACGCCCCGCCGCGGGACCGGCCGCGGGACCCGCCGCGCCGCCCTGCTCAGTGCCCTCCTCGCCGCCTCCGTCGCCCTGGTGCCGCCCACCGCCGCGCACGCCGACAGCATCCGCGCACAGCAGTGGGCCCTGGACGCCCTGCACACCCGCCAGGCCTGGCAGACCACCAAGGGCGCGGGCATCACCGTCGCCGTGCTCGACACCGGCGTCGACGCCACCCACCCGGACCTCGCCGGGAACGTCCTGGAGGGCCGGGACATGGTCGGCTTCGGCGCGCGGCGCGGTGACCGCGCGTGGGCCCGGCACGGCACCGCGATGGCGGGGATCATCGCCGGGCACGGACACGGCTACGGCGGCACCGAGGGCGTCATGGGCATCGCGCCCGAGGCGAAGATCCTCCCCGTCCGGGTGATCCTGGAGGACGGCGACCCGGCGCGCGGCAAGGCCCGCAAGACCCGCGGCAACGCCCTCGCGGACGGCATCCGCTGGGCCGCCGACCAGGGCGCCGACGTCATCAATCTCTCCCTGGGCGACGACTCCGCCTCCGCGCACCCCGAGCCGGCCGAGGACGAGGCCGTCCAGTACGCCCTGCGGAAGGGCTCCGTGGTCGTCGCCTCCGCCGGCAACGGCGGCGAGAAGGGCGACCACATCTCGTACCCGGCCGCCTACCCTGGCGTCATCGCCGCGACCGCCGTCGACAAGTTCGGCACCCGCGCCTCGTTCTCCACCCGCCGCTGGTACGCCACGGTCAGCGCCCCCGGCGTCGACGTCGTCATCGCCGACCCGGACCGCAAGTACTACGAGGGCTGGGGCACCAGCGCCGCCGCCGCGTTCGTCTCCGGCGCCGTCGCCCTGGTCAAGGCGGCCCACCCGGACCTCACACCGGCCCAGATCAAGCGCCTCCTCGAAGACACCGCCCGCAACGCCCCCGCCGACGGCCGCGACGACTCCCGCGGCTTCGGCTTCATCGACCCCGCCGCCGCCATCGAGGCCGCCGCCCGCCTGGAACCGGCAGGCCTGCACTCGACCGCCTACAAGAAGCCCTACTTCGGCCCCGGCCCCGACACCACCGCCGAGGACTCCGGCACCACCGCCTGGGCGGGCCCCCTCGCCGGAAGCGCCGGCGGCGTCCTCCTCGTAGCCGCCGTGATCCTGTGGCGAGGCCGCCGCCCCCACCCCACCGACTACTGA
- a CDS encoding amino acid deaminase/aldolase has product MTARAADRARYDRATAHLDAPLAIVDLDAFDANADDLVRRAGGKPVRVASKSVRCRALLERVLANDGFSGVMSFTLAESLWLARSGFDDVLLAYPSADRAGFAELTSDPKLAAAVTVMVDDPAQLVLIDGARDGGREVVRVCLELDTSLRLFGGRVRVGARRSPLHSPAEVAELARSVARRPGFEVVGIMAYEGHVAGVGNAVAGRPVRSRAVRLMQAAARRELAERRAAVVRAVRAVVPGLEFVNGGGTGSVQYTVAEDAVTEVAAGSGLYVPRLFDNYTSFSGRPAALFAQPVVRRPGVGVVTVLGGGYPASGAAGRDRLPVPYLPEGLRYDPQEGAGEVQTPLLGSPADDLLIGDKVWFRHAKAGELCERFDALHLVEGDRVTATVPTYRGEGRTFL; this is encoded by the coding sequence ATGACTGCGCGCGCCGCCGACCGGGCCCGTTACGACCGGGCCACCGCCCATCTCGACGCCCCGCTGGCGATCGTGGACCTGGACGCTTTCGACGCCAACGCGGACGACCTGGTCCGCCGGGCCGGCGGGAAGCCGGTCCGGGTGGCCAGCAAGTCCGTGCGCTGCCGGGCGCTGCTCGAACGCGTCCTGGCGAATGACGGGTTCTCGGGTGTCATGTCCTTCACCCTCGCCGAGTCCCTGTGGCTGGCCCGGTCGGGGTTCGACGACGTCCTGCTGGCGTATCCGTCCGCCGACCGGGCCGGGTTCGCCGAGCTGACGAGCGATCCCAAGCTCGCCGCCGCCGTGACCGTGATGGTCGACGATCCGGCGCAACTCGTCCTGATCGACGGGGCGCGGGACGGCGGGCGGGAAGTGGTGCGGGTGTGCCTGGAGCTGGACACCTCGCTCAGGCTGTTCGGCGGGCGGGTCCGGGTCGGGGCCCGGCGCTCCCCGCTGCACTCCCCCGCCGAGGTCGCCGAGCTGGCGCGTTCGGTGGCCCGGCGGCCGGGTTTCGAGGTCGTCGGGATCATGGCGTACGAGGGTCATGTCGCCGGGGTCGGGAACGCGGTCGCGGGGCGGCCGGTGCGCTCGCGGGCGGTCCGGCTGATGCAGGCGGCGGCGCGGCGGGAGCTGGCGGAGCGGCGGGCGGCGGTGGTGCGCGCGGTGCGTGCGGTGGTGCCGGGGCTGGAGTTCGTCAACGGCGGCGGCACGGGCAGTGTGCAGTACACCGTGGCGGAGGACGCGGTCACCGAGGTCGCGGCCGGGTCGGGGCTGTATGTGCCGCGGTTGTTCGACAACTACACGTCGTTCAGCGGGCGTCCGGCCGCGCTGTTCGCGCAGCCCGTCGTCCGGCGGCCGGGTGTGGGCGTGGTGACGGTACTGGGCGGGGGCTATCCGGCGTCCGGCGCGGCGGGCCGGGACCGGCTGCCGGTGCCGTATCTGCCGGAGGGGCTGCGCTACGACCCGCAGGAGGGCGCCGGCGAGGTGCAGACGCCGCTGCTGGGCTCGCCCGCCGACGATCTGCTGATCGGCGACAAGGTGTGGTTCCGGCACGCGAAGGCCGGTGAGCTGTGCGAGCGGTTCGACGCGCTGCACCTGGTGGAGGGCGACCGGGTGACGGCGACCGTGCCGACGTACCGCGGCGAGGGCCGTACGTTCCTCTGA
- a CDS encoding DUF2510 domain-containing protein, which translates to MTPPPGWYRDPSAPHAERWWDGTAWTEHQRAPEPAGHPVPGPPPVPGPPPPTVPGGGTARSRAIALTVASAVLVAAIVTGAVFLKEDGEGGPGPVTTPTALPPTTPESSPPPSPAASATPSEPSAAGPAVVEDQLNGHTFPLLDGWVRPRHVSQDDVVMTTDGTYDCPSGVGLCRHGMVFSRTATATDETSPKALAEDDIADAADEAYDRDALGRRPHGGIESHQVVGSGPVAVAGRAGYFVRWRVETADGPGGYVQSLAFQSSVGTESPVIVRYVFDAGEDGPPLTDMDRLTEGIRVTGDTDPGGGVGSSVGP; encoded by the coding sequence ATGACACCGCCGCCCGGCTGGTACCGCGACCCCTCGGCCCCGCACGCCGAGCGCTGGTGGGACGGCACGGCCTGGACCGAGCACCAGCGCGCCCCGGAACCCGCCGGGCACCCGGTGCCGGGCCCGCCGCCCGTCCCGGGCCCGCCGCCGCCCACCGTGCCGGGCGGCGGCACCGCGCGGTCCAGGGCCATCGCCCTCACCGTCGCGAGCGCCGTCCTCGTCGCGGCGATCGTCACCGGCGCCGTCTTCCTGAAGGAGGACGGGGAGGGCGGCCCCGGCCCGGTGACCACCCCCACGGCCCTGCCCCCGACAACCCCCGAGTCCTCCCCGCCGCCGTCACCCGCCGCCTCCGCCACCCCCTCCGAGCCGTCCGCCGCCGGCCCGGCCGTCGTCGAGGACCAGCTCAACGGCCACACCTTCCCGCTGCTCGACGGCTGGGTCCGGCCCCGCCACGTCAGCCAGGACGACGTCGTGATGACCACCGACGGCACTTACGACTGCCCGAGCGGCGTCGGCCTGTGCCGGCACGGCATGGTCTTCTCCCGGACGGCCACCGCCACCGACGAGACCTCCCCGAAAGCCCTCGCCGAGGACGACATCGCCGACGCCGCCGACGAGGCCTACGACCGCGACGCCCTCGGCCGGCGCCCGCACGGCGGCATCGAGTCCCACCAGGTCGTCGGCTCCGGACCGGTCGCGGTCGCGGGCCGCGCCGGCTACTTCGTGCGCTGGCGGGTCGAGACCGCGGACGGGCCCGGCGGCTACGTCCAGTCCCTCGCCTTCCAGTCCAGCGTCGGGACCGAGTCGCCGGTCATCGTCCGCTACGTCTTCGACGCGGGCGAGGACGGGCCGCCGCTCACCGACATGGACCGCCTCACCGAGGGCATCCGCGTCACCGGCGACACCGATCCGGGCGGCGGCGTCGGCAGCAGCGTCGGTCCCTGA
- a CDS encoding 3-oxoacyl-ACP reductase, which produces MTSQTSDSLCRRLVGRTAVVTGAGSGIGLASARRLASEGAHVVCGDVDETRGKAAAEEVGGLFVKVDVTDPEQVEALFKAAHDTYGSVDIAFNNAGISPPDDDSILETGLEAWKRVQEVNLTSVYLCCKAAIPYMRRQGRGSIINTASFVARMGAATSQISYTASKGGVLAMSRELGVQFAREGIRVNALCPGPVNTPLLQELFAKDPERAARRLVHIPLGRFAEAEEVAAAVAFLASDDSSFVNATDFLVDGGISGAYVTPL; this is translated from the coding sequence GTGACCTCTCAGACCTCTGACAGCCTCTGCCGCCGGCTCGTCGGCCGCACCGCCGTCGTCACCGGAGCCGGCAGCGGCATCGGCCTCGCCAGTGCCCGCCGGCTCGCCTCCGAGGGCGCGCACGTCGTCTGCGGCGACGTCGACGAGACCCGCGGCAAGGCGGCCGCCGAGGAGGTGGGCGGCCTCTTCGTGAAGGTCGACGTCACCGACCCCGAACAGGTGGAGGCGCTGTTCAAGGCGGCCCACGACACCTACGGCAGCGTCGACATCGCCTTCAACAACGCCGGCATCTCCCCGCCCGACGACGACTCCATCCTGGAGACCGGCCTGGAGGCCTGGAAGCGCGTCCAGGAGGTCAACCTCACCTCCGTCTACCTGTGCTGCAAGGCCGCCATCCCCTACATGCGGCGCCAGGGCAGGGGCTCCATCATCAACACCGCGTCCTTCGTGGCCCGGATGGGCGCGGCCACCAGCCAGATCTCCTACACCGCCTCCAAGGGCGGGGTTCTGGCCATGTCCCGCGAGCTGGGCGTTCAGTTCGCCCGCGAGGGCATCCGCGTGAACGCCCTGTGCCCCGGACCCGTCAACACGCCGCTGCTGCAGGAGCTGTTCGCCAAGGACCCGGAGCGGGCCGCCCGCCGCCTGGTGCACATCCCGCTCGGACGGTTCGCCGAGGCCGAGGAGGTCGCCGCCGCTGTCGCCTTCCTCGCCAGCGACGACTCCTCCTTCGTGAACGCCACCGACTTCCTGGTGGACGGCGGGATCTCGGGGGCGTACGTCACACCGCTGTAG
- a CDS encoding aldehyde dehydrogenase family protein has translation MTDTLEVLNPATEEVVATVPAAGAEDVDRAVVRAAKAQTAWAALAPGDRARLLRRFAVTVDDHLEELARLEVREAGHVIGNARWEAGNVRDLLDYAAGGVERLTGRQIPVPGGLDVTILEPLGVVGVIAPWNFPMPIAAWGTAPALAAGNAVILKPAETTPLTALRLAELALEAGLPDHLFQVLPGHGPVAGNALVEHPGVAKIVFTGSTAVGKQVLAKGSAHLKRVTLELGGKSPNIVFADADIEAAAAAAPMAFLDNSGQDCCARTRILVQRSAHDRFLELLAPAVEAVTVGDPADETTDMGPLISRTQLERVRGYVDRNAPGIRGKAPEGPGFWFPPTVLTGVDPAARVAVEEVFGPVAVVLPFEDEAEAVALANATDYGLSGSVWTRDVGRALRVSQAVRAGNLSVNSHSSVRYWTPFGGFKQSGLGRELGPDALTAFTETKNVFISTVPTSTEGPAQ, from the coding sequence GTGACCGACACCCTCGAGGTGCTCAACCCCGCGACCGAGGAGGTCGTCGCCACCGTCCCCGCCGCCGGCGCGGAGGACGTCGACCGGGCCGTCGTACGGGCCGCGAAGGCGCAGACGGCGTGGGCCGCGCTCGCCCCCGGCGACCGGGCCCGGCTGCTGCGCCGGTTCGCCGTCACCGTCGACGACCACCTGGAGGAACTGGCCCGCCTCGAAGTCCGCGAGGCCGGCCACGTGATCGGCAACGCCCGCTGGGAGGCCGGCAACGTCCGCGATCTGCTCGACTACGCCGCCGGGGGAGTGGAGCGGCTGACCGGCCGCCAGATCCCGGTCCCCGGCGGACTCGACGTCACGATCCTCGAACCGCTCGGCGTGGTCGGCGTGATCGCCCCCTGGAACTTCCCGATGCCGATCGCCGCCTGGGGCACCGCACCCGCCCTCGCCGCCGGCAACGCGGTCATCCTCAAACCTGCCGAGACCACCCCGCTCACCGCGCTGCGCCTCGCCGAACTCGCCCTGGAGGCCGGCCTTCCGGACCACCTCTTCCAGGTGCTGCCCGGCCACGGCCCCGTCGCGGGCAACGCGCTGGTCGAGCACCCCGGCGTGGCGAAGATCGTGTTCACCGGCTCCACGGCCGTCGGCAAGCAGGTGCTGGCCAAGGGCTCCGCCCACCTCAAGCGCGTCACCCTAGAACTCGGCGGCAAGAGCCCCAACATCGTCTTCGCCGACGCCGACATCGAGGCCGCCGCCGCAGCGGCTCCCATGGCCTTCCTCGACAACTCGGGCCAGGACTGCTGCGCCCGCACCCGCATCCTCGTCCAGCGCTCCGCACACGACCGCTTCCTGGAGCTGCTGGCCCCCGCCGTCGAGGCGGTCACCGTCGGCGACCCGGCCGACGAGACCACCGACATGGGCCCGCTGATCTCCCGGACCCAGCTGGAGCGGGTCCGCGGCTACGTCGACCGGAACGCGCCCGGCATCCGCGGCAAGGCGCCCGAGGGCCCCGGCTTCTGGTTCCCGCCCACCGTCCTCACCGGCGTCGACCCGGCCGCCCGTGTGGCCGTCGAGGAGGTCTTCGGGCCCGTCGCCGTCGTCCTCCCCTTCGAGGACGAGGCGGAGGCCGTGGCGCTGGCCAACGCCACCGACTACGGTCTGTCCGGCTCCGTCTGGACCCGCGACGTGGGCCGCGCCCTGCGCGTCTCGCAGGCCGTCCGGGCCGGCAACCTGTCCGTCAACTCCCACTCCAGCGTCCGCTACTGGACCCCGTTCGGCGGCTTCAAGCAGTCCGGCCTCGGCCGCGAGCTCGGCCCGGACGCCCTGACCGCCTTCACCGAGACCAAGAACGTCTTCATCAGCACCGTCCCCACCAGCACGGAGGGCCCCGCACAGTGA